ATCATCTTCTTGGCGCGCCTCTTGTACGCCTCGTACTCCCTCACGAGACCGGGCCTGTCCCTGTCCACGAACTCGCCGATGACTATCTTGCCCTCAAGCTCCTCCGGCGGCATCTTCTTCGCCTTCGCCAGCGGGACGGTTATCTTCTGGTACCAGCGGAGAAGCTCTGGAGCCGTCTTCATTCTGTTCCTCCTTCCGAAGCTTATCGGGCACGGAGAGAGGAACTCTACCAGCGTGAAGCCCTCCTTGCTCAGGGCCTTCTTTATGCTGTTGATTCCCTGGAGGTAGTTGAAGACGCTCCACCTGGCCACGTAGTTGGCTCCGGCGGATACAGCGAGGTCAGCTATGTCGAAGGGGTTCTCGAACTGGCCGTAGGGAGCGGTCGTTCCGCGCAGGCCCTTAAGGGCGGTCGGCGCGACCTGGCCGCCGGTCATTCCGTAGGTGAAGTTGTTGATGAGTATCACCGTGACGTCGAGGTTTCTCCTTATAGCGTGGATGAAGTGGTTTCCTCCGATAGCTGCCGCGTCACCGTCACCCATGAAGGCTATTATCTTAAGGTTCGGGTTGGCGAGCTTTATGCCAGTCGCAAAGGCCAGAGCCCTGCCGTGGGTCGTGTGGAGGCCGTCGAAGTTGACGAAGCCCGGAACACGGGAGGAACAGCCGATTCCACTGACCCAGACTATCTCGTCCGGGTTGAGGCCGAGGTCGTCTATCGCGCGAAGCGTGTACTGCAGGGCCGAACCTATTCCACAGCCTGGGCAGAATATCGTCGGGAGCATGTCCTTCCTCAGGTACTTGTCTCGAATATCGTAAGCGGACTTCAGGTACATTCAGCCCACCACCCTCTCGACTATCTCCATCGGAGTGTGAACCTCGCCGCCTATCTTGGGTATGAGCTCAACCTCCGCCTTCCCGTTGGCGCCCTCTTTGACGAGGTGGTAGAGCTGTCCGAGGTTCATCTCCGGGACGTATATCTTCCTCACGCGCTCGGCAAGCTCCTCTATCATGTCGAAGTCGAAGGGCCATATCGTGTTGAGCTTCAGCAGGCCCGCCTTGATTCCCTTCTCGCGGAGAATCTTAACCGCCCTCACGCCGGACCGGGAAACGATGCCCGTGCTTATTATCGCTATCTCTGCATCGTCCAGCTCGAAAGTGTTGTAGGTTATGATATCGTGCTTGTTGTTCTCTATCTTTCCGATGATCCTCCTTATGAGCCTCTCGTGGACCTCCGCCTCAACAGTCCTAGGCCTTCCGCGCTCGTCGTGGGTCAAGCCGGTGACGTAGGTCTTGTAACCCTTCCCGAATATGGGCATAGGCGGAACGCCATCGCCGTGGAGGTCACCGAACGGGAACTTCGCCTCCTCCTCATTCGCAGGAAGCTTCCTCTCGACCAGCTCTATCTCCTCCGGTCTTGGGATGTAAACGCGCTCGCGCATGTGGGCTATCTCCGCATCTGTGAGCAGAACGACCGGCGTTCTGTACTTCTCCGCCAGGTTGAAGGCCCTTATCGTTAGGTCAAAGGCCTCCTGAACGGTCGATGGGCTCAGAACGATGAGCGAGTGGTCGCCGTGCGTTCCCCATATGGCCTGCATTATGTCTCCCTGGGCTGCAAGCGTTGGCTGGCCCGTGCTTGGCCCCCCGCGCTGGACATCGACTACAACTATCGGGGTTTCGGTCATTACCGCGTAGCCAATGTTCTCCTGCATCAGCGAGAACCCCGGGCCACTCGTTGCCGTCATCGCCTTCGCCCCTGCCCAGGAGGCGCCTATTATCGCGGCTATGCTCGCTATCTCGTCCTCCATCTGTATGCTCACGCCGTCCACCAGCGGCATGTAGAGGGCCATCGCCTCGAAAATCTCGCTGGCGGGTGTAATCGGGTAGCCTGCGTAGAAGCGGCAACCAGCGAGGATAGCTGCCCTGGCTATGGCCTCGTCGCCCTGAATGAAATCGCTCTTACCGACCGGAAACGGGTATCTCATTTCGATCCCTCCTCATAACCAACCCTGAAGGCCTTGATGTTTATCTCTTCCGTCCCCTTCGGAACGCGCCTCTTAATAGCTTCCTCAACGCTCTCTTTCTTCACGACGCCTGTTTTCGCAACGAGGTAGCCGAGGGCAACCATGTTGACCGTCAGGGCCAGCCCGGTCGTTTCCTCGGCGAGCCTCGTGAAGGGTGCACCTACGTAGTCCCTATCCGGCCTGACGAGATCGGTTTCGATGATCAGGAGACCGTCCTTCCTGAGCGAGTCCTTGACCGTGTCGTAGCCGAGCTGGTGGAGGGCAACCAAGACGTCGGCCCTCGTTACCATGACGTCGTAGATAGGCTCCTTCGAGATTATGACGTCGGCAATTGAGTGGCCGCCGCGCGAGGCCGAGCTGTAGTCCTGGGTCTGGAGGACATTGAGGCCCTCTATCGCAGCAGCTTCACCGAGTATGACGCCGGCGAGCACAACACCCTGGCCTCCTATGCCAGCGAACCTAATCTGCATGCCTCACACCTCCTTGAGCCCGAAGTGCTCCTGCACCTCGTCTATCAGCTTGTTGAGCTCCTCCGTGAACTCGGGCCTCTTTCTGTTCACTAGCTCTCCTATGATGAACTTGCCCTCCAGCTCCTCTTCGCTCATGTTTCTGGCCTTGCTAACCGGAACCGAGTTCTTCAGGAACCAGCGGAGCATCTCGGCTGGCTCTTTCATCTTGTTTCTCCTTCCGAACTGGACGGGGCACTGCGAGATGACTTCGACGAGCGAGAAGCCCTTAACCGTTAGAGCCTTCTTTATGCTCTCAATGAGCTGGTAGACGTGGGCGGTGGTCCATCTGGCGACGTAGCTGGCCCCGGCTGCCGCTATCGTCTCCGAAATCTTCAGCGGGTGCTCTATGTTCCTGTAGGGGGTTGTCGTTGTCTTGGCTCCAAAGGGCGTCGTTGGAGCCACCTGTCCGCCGGTCATTCCGTAGATGAAGTTGTTGACGAGGATTACCGTTATGTCTATGTTCCTCCTCGCTGCATGCAGAAGGTGGTTCCCGCCTATGCTCGCCAGATCGCCGTCGCCGCTTATGACGACGACCTTTTTGTCCGGCAAACCGACCTTGACGCCGGTCGCGAAGGCTATCGCCCTCCCGTGGGTCGTGTGGAGGGTGTCAGCCAAGAAGTAGGGAGAGGCTATCCAGGCGGAGCAGCCTATGCCACTGACGACGACCAGGTCCCTCGGGTCGAGCTTGAGCTGGTCTATCGCGTTTGCAAAGGCGTTGAGAACGGTTCCACCGCCGCAACCGGGACAAAGAGCGGTGGGAAGGGCCTCCTTCCTGAGGTATTTAACCATCGGGTAGCGGGAGTAAATCTCGGGCATCAGGCAACACCCCTTATCTCGCGCAGAATCTCTTCAACTGTTAAGGGCACACCGCCGATCTTGTTGATCCCCTTCAGCAGGACGTCGTCGTTGACGTAGCGCTCGACCTCGAGAATCATCTGGCCGAGGTTCATCTCCGGGACGAGAATTGCCCTGGCGCGCTTTCCGAGTTCCCTCATTCTCTCACCGGGGAACGGGTGGACGGTCTTCGGCACGAAGAGGCCGGCCTTTATCCCTTCCTCCCTCGCCCTGAGAACGGCTCCGAGGGCTGGCCTTGCGGTGACTCCCCAGCTGACGACGAGTATCTCGGCATCGTCCGTGAAGTGCTCCTCGTACCTCTCGTAAACTTCGCGGTTCTTCTCTATCTTCCGGTGGATTCTCCTCACGAGCCTGTCGTGGACCTCCGGCGTGTAGACGTCCCTCAGTCCGTTCTCCTTGTGGGTCGAGCCGGTGACGTGGGTGAAGTAGCCGTGACCGAAGAGGGGCATTGGAGGAACGCCGTCGCCGTGCGGGTCGCCGAAGGGAAGCCTGGCCTCCTCCTCGTTGGCGGGAAGCTTGCGGTAGGTTATCTCCACATCATCAACGTCGGGAATCTTGACGAGCTCGCGCGTGTGAGCTAAAATCCCGTCGAAGAGGACCACAACAGGCGTCCTAAGCCTTTCGGCGATGTTGAAGGCCCTTATCGTTTCCCAGAATGCGTCCTGTCCGCTGGTCGGCGAGAGCGCGACTATCGGGTGGTCGCCGTGGGTTCCCCACCTGGCCTGGAAGAAGTCGCCCTGGGCACCTTTCGTCGCCTGTCCTGTGCTCGGTCCGCTCCTCTGGACATCAACGAGAACGAGCGGCGTCTCCGTCATCACAGCGTAGCCAAGGTTCTCCTGCATTAGGCTAAACCCTGGTCCGGCCGTTGCCGTCATGACCTTGAATCCGGTCCACGAGGCACCTATCATAGCGGCTATGCTCGCTATCTCGTCCTCCATCTGGAGGTAGTAGCCGTGGAGCTTAGGAAGCTCGCGCGCCATCGTCTCCGCTATCTCGCTCGACGGAGTTATTGGGTAGCCTGCGTAGAAGCGACAGCCGGCGAAGAGCGCGCCGTAAGCGACCGCCTCGTTGCCCTGCATGAAGTAGTTGCCGGGCTTGTAGAGCTTTCTAAGGAGCCTGACCTGCTCCGGCTCGTCACCGCGGATTATCATGCTCACCACCTTACCGCGATGGCGAAGTCCGGGCAGAGGAGCTCACAGAGCTTGCACTTGACGCACTTCTCGGCGTGAACCGGAACCGGATAATGCACGCCCTTCTCGCTCAGCTCCTTGCTCCACTCGAAGACCTTCCTCGGGCACATCTCGACGCAGATTCCACAACCCTTGCAGAGAAAAGTGTCCACGTCGATTTCAACAACCCCTTCCGCCTTCCCGGTAACGAGGTAGTTTTCCTTCACGACCACGGTCTTTCCTTCGACATCTGCCATAATCATCACCCGCGATTTGCTAACCCCGTTTACGTTTGTCAAAATTTAAAGGTTTCGTGGGCGTACAGGAACGTACATCAGGGAGTCACGGGGGACGTTATAAACGAGCCGAAAAGAGAACGGTTAAAGGCTCAAAAAACGAAACGGCTTCACCAGGTTATCAGTTGCCAGTCCAAGAGTCCGTTCTCGACGATGTAGCTCCACTTTTCGCGACACTCGGGCTTGAGGTTCTCGATGTAGCTGATGTCCTGCGTCGCGGAGAACTTCTTTATTGCCTTTCCAATGGCCCTATCGTAGTCGGTGAGACAGTTGTGGGGGCCCCTTTTGGAACCGGCCCCAACGGGGTCGCTGAGGATCCTCTTGTTCGGGAAGCGCTTCTTAGCCCAGATAATGACCTCGACCGCACTCCAGAGCCAGGGCGGGCGGTATTCACCTTTTTCCCAGAGCCTCTCGTAGAGGGTTCCCTTCTGAATGTCCGTTATGTTTATCGAGAAGGTGTCCGTGTATGGCTCGGCTTTGATTATGCTCTCCCTGACGTCCTCTATACCGTCTCTCTCGCTCAGGAAGATGGGCTTGAGGAGGAGGTAGGTTTTGACCCTCGCCCCTGCCTCGTGTGTTATCTCCGCCGCCCTAACGAAGTCCTCGAAGGTGTTGCCCTTGTTGATGGAGACGTCTGCTATATCATTGTTGGCCGTTTCGAGGCCGATAGCGACCTCAAAGTGCTTGTCGGGGACTATCTCGGCCAGCTCCTTGACTGCATCGTAGCGAACCAGCTCGCTCCTGCTCTCTATGACTATCTCCTCGACGTTGTCCATCTTCGCCAAGATCTCAAAGATTCTCCTCCTCGTCTCGGGCTTCAGCTCGCCGTTGTCGAGGAATGAACCCGAGGTGAACATTCTCACGGCGAAGGGGCCCTTTTTGCCCTCGATTCTCTTGAGGGCCTCTTTAACGTAGTCCACTATCGCGTCCTGGCTCCACCTAACCTTGGGAGCGGCCGTTGGATATGCGCACATGTAGCAGGCCTGGTTAATCCTGAAGCGGTAGCAGCCGATGGTCGGGAGGATTATGAAGAGCGCCGTTCCCGGCTTTCCAGCGACGTTGTCCTCGCTCGTCCAGTAGGTCATTCTCCCACCTAAGAGCGGGTGGTGAATAGGGTTTTTAAAGGTGAGGGAAGGTTTAAATCGGTCCAGGTTGAGTTCCATCTTGGTGAGAAGATGGAGGAAGTTACGGAAGTCCACGTTGTGATTAAAACTTCTCAGAAAAACGCCGAGAGGCTCAAGATTGAACTGGCGATGCTTCAGGGGAGGTTGAACGTTGAAGAGGCACTTAAACGCGCCAGAGGAGCCATGAAGGGAGCAAAACCCTGGCAGGAGCTGGAGGCGGAAATGTATGATGAGCTTGTTCCTTGACAGCAACGTGTTTGTTGAGTACTTTCGTGGGAACCAAGTGGCGGAGCAACTCGTTGAGAAACTGTTTACGGGGAGATACCCCCTTTTCATAAACGACGTTGTTTACAACGAAGTGCTGTTTATGTACCTTAAACACAAAACTGGCAAGAGCTACTGGGATCTAAAAAAGCACCCGGAGCTGGTTAAAAAGGCAGGTAACGAATTCGTGGACTCCATATTGCCTCTTCTTGCGTTTCCTAAGTTTCTGGACACAACGAACGAAATAATTGTGGAGGCACTTACGATTGTAACAACCCACGGCCTTCTCCCAAGCGACGCTTTAACCCTCGCAACTGCAAAATACTATGGACTCGATGGCATAGTAACCCTCGATTCCGACCTGCTCAAGGTCGCACCACGCGAGGGCCTCTCGGCGATTTCAAGAGCTGAGGACCTGAGGTGATTCCATGAGAATCCTCCTCACCAACGACGACGGCATCTATTCCAACGGTCTGCGCGCGGCGGTGAAGGCCCTGAGCGAGCTCGGCGAGGTCTATGTCGTTGCTCCGCTCTTCCAGAGGAGCGCGAGCGGTCGGGCGATGACCCTCCACAGGCCGATAAGGGCCAAGCGCGTGAACGTCCCCGGCGCGAAGATAGCGTATGGCATAGACGGAACACCGACCGACTGCGTGATTTTTGCCATCGCCCGCTTCGGCGACTTTGATCTGGCGGTCAGCGGGATAAACCTCGGCGAGAACCTCAGCACGGAGATAACCGTCTCCGGAACGGCCTCGGCGGCGATAGAGGCTGCCACCCACGGGATTCCAAGTATAGCCATAAGCCTTGAGGTCGAGTGGAAGAAGACCCTCGGCGAGGGGGAGGGGATTGACTTCTCGGTTTCAGCACACTTCCTGAGGAAAATAGCAACGGCGGTCCTTGAGAAGGGCCTGCCTGAAGGGGTGGACATGCTCAACGTGAACGTCCCTAGCGACGCCAGCGAGGAAACAGGCATAGCGATAACGCGCCTCGCGAGGAAGCGCTATTCTCCGACGATAGAGGAGAGGATAGACCCCAAGGGCAACCCCTACTACTGGATCGTTGGCAGGCTCGTCCAGGAGTTCGAGCCGGGCACGGACGCCTACGCTCTGAAAGTCGAGAGAAAGGTCAGCGTCACGCCCATAAACATCGACATGACTGCGAGGGTTGACTTTGAGAACCTTCAAAGGCTTCTGAGCCTGTGAATTTACGTTCTGATATCACACCGTGTTACACAAAGTGGGGAACAGGACTCAGCTTCGTTTTAAACATCTTCGTTAAACAAAAGGTTTATTTTGGGATTGGAGGATATATCCAATGGTGTTCCCCCTGAAGAAGTGGTGGTTCATGATGGACGGGACATGCGCGAACACTATCTTGCATGGGGCAACTGGGGCTCCGGGACTCACCTTGTCAGGATAGTCCCAAAGAGGAGGTGAGCCAGTGAAACTTAGAGAATTCCTTCTTCACATTTTTGTCCTTGCCTCAGCAACGGCGTGGGAGCTTTTCCTCGCATACAACGCACCCCGGCTGGACGACTACTACATCAAAGGCGGAATGATTCATCTGAGCAGTGGAGTCATCAAATGCTGGAGGGAGTACTCACCATCATTAACTTTTGTCATTCTCGTTCTCCTCCCCGCTCTCGTCTTGCTCGTCATGTATCTCCTCTTCAAGAAAGCCACCCTGAAGAAATCGGGTCTCGCGATTGGAGTGCCCGTTCTGCTGGTGGTTCTCGTCTCTCTCATAAACCCCGATAGTTCTCTCTTGATCCTGCCCGTCATCTCCGTCGGCGTTGGTGCTGTGCTCGGGGAAGAAAAAGGAGAGAAGGCGTTGCTCGCTATCGAGGGCCTTTTGCCGGGTTTTGTTGTGATTACGATAATACTCAGCGGGCTTGCGGTCAGCTGCTGATGGAGGGGAGAGGGTTTTGAAAATACGGGTGAGGAGAACGGATAAAGCCCTCTGGGCGGTCCCAGCCGTCCCGAGCTTCATCGCCGTCTCGATTGTGGTGCACATGGGTCTAGCAGTGAGTATATGATTCACCCCTCCCCAAAAATCCTCTCCACGAACCACTTCTCGTCGAAGGGCTTTAAGTCGTCGTAGCCCTGGCCGACGCCGACGAAGAGTATCGGCGCCCCAATCGCGTGGCTTATGCTCAGCGCCGCACCGCCCCTCGCGTCCGCATCGAGCTTGGTGAGGATCACCCCGTCTATCTTAACGGCTTCGTTGAACTGCTTGGCCTGCTCCACCACCGCGTTGCCCGCCAAACTGTCGCCCACGAAGATGACAAGGTCTGGTTTGGTAACGCGGACTATCTTCTTCATCTCGTCCATGAGGTTCCTGTTCAGCTCGTTCCTCCCGGCGGTGTCTATGAGGACGACATCAACACCCCTGGCCTTCGCGTGCTGGATCGCGTCGTAGGCCACCGCCGCCGGGTCGGCGCCGTAGGAGTGCTTTATGACCTTCACCCCAACGCGCTTCGCGTGCTCCTCGACCTGCTCTATTGCCCCTGCTCTGAATGTATCGCTCGCCGCTATGACAACGCTCAGACCGTTCTTCTTGAGCCAGTGGGCGAGCTTGGCTATGGTTGTTGTTTTCCCGCTCCCGTTGAAGCCGACGAAGGCTATGACGAAGGGCTTCTCCTCCTTGGAGCGTATCATCTCCAGGAGGTCAATCCTTTTCTCGGGCGTGAGAACCTCCAGGACGGCCTCGCGGACGGCCTCCTCAACTATGGCCTTCTTGTTGGTTCCTATCTTGACCTTCTGGCCAACGAGCTTTTCCTTTATTCTCTCCTTCAGCTCCTCGACGGTCTCAAGTGCAACGTCCGCCTCGAGGAGCTCTATCTCCAGGTCCCAGAGGGCGTTCTCGACGTCCTTCTCGCTTATCTCGGTCTGGGAAACCTTCTCCACGAATGAGCCTAACTTCTCTTTCAGCTTTCCGAACATTGCTCCCACCGGGAGAGGAGAGGGGGAGGCGGTATATAAAGCCCTCGGCGATAGCTGGTGTCATCACCGCTCAGACCCGAAGCCACTCGTCATCGGGCGCTCCACTGTTCATGCCATATCTCTTAATAAACCGCGCGCTAGTACCTCCTCACGTAGGTCTTGCTCTCCACCACCCTGCCGTTTTCGAGCCTCATCACATCGACCCTCTCGAAGCCCACCGTTTCGCGCTTGTAGGCGATGAGGTAGTCGATGTGGTTCCGGATTTCATAGCGCGTTATCGAGTCCTTCACGTACTTGTGCTCGTAGAGGAGCACCAGCTTGTCCCGGTGCTTCGCCAGCCACTCATTGAGCCTCTCGCGCTCCGCCTTGGGCCGCGATAGAGGGTCCACCATGAGGTAGACGTCGAAGTCGTCGCTCTCGAAGGGGCTGCCTATGTAAGCATCACCCCCCACCTGGAACGGAAGATACTCTGCCAGCACGCGCCTTCCTGACTTGCTCCAGGCATTGATGTATATCCTCGCAAGTCTCTTCCCGTCTCCAGTTATTAAAACGGCTCCCGAGTCCAGTTCGGCTATTCTCTTCAGCATTGTCATCACAAAAAACTTTTACTCAATGGTTAAAATTCTTTCTCGAATTTTCGGTTTTTACGTGACCGCAAACTATATATTCCGTACGGAGTTATACCTTTGAAAACTCGCGGGGTGTTACCATGAAAAGGTGGTTGAGTCTGTTTTTAATCGGCCTTCTGGCCATAAGCGTCGTGGCCAGCGGCTGCATTTCCCCCGGTGGAGAGGAATCCACCAAGGGCGCCATCGCCATCGTCTATGACGTCGGTGGCAGGGGTGACCTGAGCTTCAACGACATGGCCTATCTCGGTGCCAAGAGGGCGGCCGAGGAGTTCAACCTTGACCTGGTTGAGATGCAGAGCAACAGCGAGGACGACTACGTGAAGAACCTCGAGACCCTCGCCGCCCAGAAGAAGTACCTCGTCATAATCGCGGTCGGCTTCATGATGACCGACGCTGTCAAGCAGGTCGCCGACGAGTACCCCGACCAGAAGTTTGCAATCATCGACGGCTACATTCCCGACAAGGACAACGTTATGAGCATTCTCTTTAAGGAGAACGAGGGTTCCGCCCTCGTCGGTGCTCTCGCTGGTCTCATAGCGGCCAACGACGGCAAGGACAAGGTGGGAATCGTTCTCGGAATGGAGATACCGGTTCTCTACAAGTTCGAGGCTGGCTACCGCTTCGGCGTTAAGTGGGCCGAGGACTACTACAAGCAGAAGGAGGGCAAGGACGTTGCCATAGACGTCCTTTACCAGTACACCGGAACCTTCAACGACGCCGCCAAGGGTAAAGCCGCCGCCAGGGCCCAGCTCGCCCAGGGTGCCTGGGTCATCTACCAGGTGGCTGGAGGCACCGGCCTCGGCGTCTTCGATGCGGTTGCGGAGGTCCTCGACTCGCAGGGCAAGAAGATGGGACCGCCCTTCGCGATAGGCGTTGACTCCGCCCAGGACTGGATAAAGCCGGGAGTCATAATAGCCAGCATGATGAAGCGCGTTGACGTCGGTGTCTACACCGCCGTCAAGGACGCCGTCGAGGGCAACTTCAAGGGTGGCATAGTCGAGCTTGGCCTCAAGGAGGGCGGCGTTGGGATAAGCACCGTCGATGACGTCATGGCGATGTTCGACTCCCTGCCTGAGGACACCCAGCAGCAGAAGCTCAAGGATCTCGGCTTCAACAGCAGGGACGAGCTCAAGCAGTACCTCGAGCAGACCAGGGCCCAGGTTCCCGACTGGGTATGGGACGCCGTCAAGGAGCTCCAGGACAAGATAGTCGCCGGCGTCATTAAAGTGCCCGCCCCGATGGACCAGGAGGGCATCCAGAAGGTCAGAGAAGCCAAGACCTGGCAGGAAATGATGGAGCTAGCCAGCTGAGTTTTCCCCTTTCTTTTCTCACCTTTAGGGAGGTGCGGCAATGGAACGGACACCGATAATCGAGATGAAGGGAATCGTCAAGGTATATCCCGACGGCACGAAGGCCCTCAAGGGGGTTGATTTGACCGTTTACAAGGGCGAGATTCTGGGTCTCCTCGGCGAGAACGGTGCCGGAAAGACCACCCTTATGAAGATCCTCTTTGGAATGCTCCACCCCACCTCTGGTAAAATCCTTATCAACGGCGAGGAGGTTCGCTTCAGAAGCCCCTCCGATGCCATCGCCCACGGCATTGGTATGGTTCACCAGCACTTCACGCTCGTTGAGGTTTTCGACGCGCTTCATAACATAATCCTCGGAATGGAGGGTCACGGACTGTTTTCCAAGATAGATGTGGATAAGGCCCGGCAGAAGCTCCAGCGCCTGATGGACGACCTTAACTTCCAGGTCCCCCTCGACGTCCCCGTTGAGGACCTTCCCGTTGGAGTCCAGCAGAGGATAGAGATACTCAAGATGCTTTACCGCGACGTCGATGTCCTTATCCTGGACGAGCCCACCGCTGTTCTCACCCCGATAGAGGTCGAGGAGCTCTTCAGGGTTCTGAGACAGCTCAAGGAGGAGGGCAAGACGATAATCTTCATCAGCCACAAGCTCAACGAGGTCATCGAGCTGACGGATCGCGTTACCGTCATAAGAAAGGGCGAGGTCATAGGTACCGTTGAAACCAAAGATGCAACCCCCCAGCTCCTGGCCAAGATGATGGTCGGAAGAGACGTGGTTCTCAGGATAGAGAAGCCCCCCAAAGAACCGGGAGAGCCGATACTCCGCGTTGAGAACCTTAGGGTCAAGGGCGACAGGGGAGAAGAGGCAGTCAAGGGGCTGTCCTTTGAGGTTCGCGCGGGGGAGATATTCGGCATAGCCGGTGTTGAGGGCAACGGGCAGACGGAGCTCATCGAGGCCATCTCCGGACTCAGAAAGGTCGAGGGAGGGAAGGTCTATCTCCAGGGCAATGACGTCACGGGCAAGGGTCCGAAGGAGCTTTACGACCTTGGAATGGCCCACATACCCGAGGACAGGACGCACATGGGCCTTATCCTCGACATGACCGTCACGGAGAACTCGGTTCTGGGGCTCCACTGGAGGAAGAAGTTCCAGCGCTTCAGGGGAGTTATCCACTGGGGCAAGGTCAGGGAACACGCGAGGGCGCTGATAGAGCAGTTCGACATCTCGGCCCCCGGGACGGAGGCGCCGGTGAAGAGCCTGAGCGGTGGAAACCAGCAGAAGCTGATCGTCGCGAGGGAGGTCAGCAAGGAACCGGTGTTTATCATCGCCGCTCAGCCCACTAGGGGAGTAGATGTCGCATCGACCGAGTACATAAGGAACTATCTAATCAGGCTGAGGAACGAGGGCAAGGCCGTTCTGCTCGTCTCAGCTGACCTTGATGAGATCCTCCAGCTCAGCGACAGAATGGGGATCATCTACGAAGGTGAGTTCATGGGAATCGTGAAGCCCGAAGAGGTTACCACTGAGGAGATAGGAATGATGATGGGAGGTATCCGCTATGAGGAAATCAGGAAGTGAGCTCATCGGGTCGATAAACCTCCGTCCCTTCGTCGAAAGCCTCATAGCGATATTCGTCGGCTTCCTCATCGGAGGAATCGTCCTCCTAGCCTTCGGCTACAACCCCTTCGAGGCCTACTACTGGCTCTTCCAGGGTGCTCTCGGCTCGACGAGGGGCATAGCCTCCACCCTTAAGTACGCCACGCCCATAATGCTCACCGCGCTGACCTTTGCCATAGGCACCAGGACGGGAATATTCAACATCGGTGCTGAGGGCTCCTTCTACTTCGGCGCAATAGCCGCGGTGATATTCACCAACATCTGGCCCAACATGTGGTTCGGGCTGGCAATGGGAATGCTTCTCGGAGCGCTCTGGGCACTTCCTGCAGCGGTTCTCAAGGTCTACCGCGGAGTTCACGAGGTCATATCCACGATAATGCTCAACTGGATCGGCTGGTTCTTCGTGCTCTGGCTCATAGTCGGACCCTACGCTAACCCCAATGACCCCAACAAGACGATAAGGATTCCAGTCGAGGCCAGAATGCCTGAAATAGGCTACGGCCTTTCAATAGCTATAATCTTCGCGGTCCTAGCCTCTGTGCTGACGTACTTCCTGCTCTGGCACACCACAACGGGCTTTGGAATGCGCGCCAGCGGAATGAACGAGAGAGCAGCGCGTTATGCCGGAATGAACCCCAAGAGAGCTGTCATGTGGTCCTTCCTCATCGGCGGTCTGCTCAGTGGACTCGGCGGCGCGATGAAGATAATGGGCGAGGGACCGACCTACGCCATAAGTCAGGGAGGAGCGAACATCTACGGCTTCGGCTTTGACGGAATAGGCGTTTCTCTCGTCGGCAGGA
This Thermococcus cleftensis DNA region includes the following protein-coding sequences:
- a CDS encoding 2-oxoacid:ferredoxin oxidoreductase subunit gamma, with product MQIRFAGIGGQGVVLAGVILGEAAAIEGLNVLQTQDYSSASRGGHSIADVIISKEPIYDVMVTRADVLVALHQLGYDTVKDSLRKDGLLIIETDLVRPDRDYVGAPFTRLAEETTGLALTVNMVALGYLVAKTGVVKKESVEEAIKRRVPKGTEEINIKAFRVGYEEGSK
- a CDS encoding 2-oxoglutarate ferredoxin oxidoreductase subunit delta produces the protein MADVEGKTVVVKENYLVTGKAEGVVEIDVDTFLCKGCGICVEMCPRKVFEWSKELSEKGVHYPVPVHAEKCVKCKLCELLCPDFAIAVRW
- a CDS encoding 2-oxoacid:acceptor oxidoreductase subunit alpha — translated: MRYPFPVGKSDFIQGDEAIARAAILAGCRFYAGYPITPASEIFEAMALYMPLVDGVSIQMEDEIASIAAIIGASWAGAKAMTATSGPGFSLMQENIGYAVMTETPIVVVDVQRGGPSTGQPTLAAQGDIMQAIWGTHGDHSLIVLSPSTVQEAFDLTIRAFNLAEKYRTPVVLLTDAEIAHMRERVYIPRPEEIELVERKLPANEEEAKFPFGDLHGDGVPPMPIFGKGYKTYVTGLTHDERGRPRTVEAEVHERLIRRIIGKIENNKHDIITYNTFELDDAEIAIISTGIVSRSGVRAVKILREKGIKAGLLKLNTIWPFDFDMIEELAERVRKIYVPEMNLGQLYHLVKEGANGKAEVELIPKIGGEVHTPMEIVERVVG
- a CDS encoding 2-oxoacid:acceptor oxidoreductase subunit alpha: MIIRGDEPEQVRLLRKLYKPGNYFMQGNEAVAYGALFAGCRFYAGYPITPSSEIAETMARELPKLHGYYLQMEDEIASIAAMIGASWTGFKVMTATAGPGFSLMQENLGYAVMTETPLVLVDVQRSGPSTGQATKGAQGDFFQARWGTHGDHPIVALSPTSGQDAFWETIRAFNIAERLRTPVVVLFDGILAHTRELVKIPDVDDVEITYRKLPANEEEARLPFGDPHGDGVPPMPLFGHGYFTHVTGSTHKENGLRDVYTPEVHDRLVRRIHRKIEKNREVYERYEEHFTDDAEILVVSWGVTARPALGAVLRAREEGIKAGLFVPKTVHPFPGERMRELGKRARAILVPEMNLGQMILEVERYVNDDVLLKGINKIGGVPLTVEEILREIRGVA
- a CDS encoding 2-oxoacid:ferredoxin oxidoreductase subunit beta, giving the protein MYLKSAYDIRDKYLRKDMLPTIFCPGCGIGSALQYTLRAIDDLGLNPDEIVWVSGIGCSSRVPGFVNFDGLHTTHGRALAFATGIKLANPNLKIIAFMGDGDAAAIGGNHFIHAIRRNLDVTVILINNFTYGMTGGQVAPTALKGLRGTTAPYGQFENPFDIADLAVSAGANYVARWSVFNYLQGINSIKKALSKEGFTLVEFLSPCPISFGRRNRMKTAPELLRWYQKITVPLAKAKKMPPEELEGKIVIGEFVDRDRPGLVREYEAYKRRAKKMMGWEE
- a CDS encoding archaeosine biosynthesis radical SAM protein RaSEA, producing the protein MTYWTSEDNVAGKPGTALFIILPTIGCYRFRINQACYMCAYPTAAPKVRWSQDAIVDYVKEALKRIEGKKGPFAVRMFTSGSFLDNGELKPETRRRIFEILAKMDNVEEIVIESRSELVRYDAVKELAEIVPDKHFEVAIGLETANNDIADVSINKGNTFEDFVRAAEITHEAGARVKTYLLLKPIFLSERDGIEDVRESIIKAEPYTDTFSINITDIQKGTLYERLWEKGEYRPPWLWSAVEVIIWAKKRFPNKRILSDPVGAGSKRGPHNCLTDYDRAIGKAIKKFSATQDISYIENLKPECREKWSYIVENGLLDWQLITW
- a CDS encoding 2-oxoacid:ferredoxin oxidoreductase subunit beta → MPEIYSRYPMVKYLRKEALPTALCPGCGGGTVLNAFANAIDQLKLDPRDLVVVSGIGCSAWIASPYFLADTLHTTHGRAIAFATGVKVGLPDKKVVVISGDGDLASIGGNHLLHAARRNIDITVILVNNFIYGMTGGQVAPTTPFGAKTTTTPYRNIEHPLKISETIAAAGASYVARWTTAHVYQLIESIKKALTVKGFSLVEVISQCPVQFGRRNKMKEPAEMLRWFLKNSVPVSKARNMSEEELEGKFIIGELVNRKRPEFTEELNKLIDEVQEHFGLKEV